In Elephas maximus indicus isolate mEleMax1 chromosome 16, mEleMax1 primary haplotype, whole genome shotgun sequence, the sequence agattgatgacgagaaagaccttcctccagacctgacagaaAGAGCAAGCCTTCCGtggaactgacgccctgaatttggacttctagcctactagactgtgagaaaataaatttcgttttgttaaagcaatccacctggtggtatttctgttagagtagcactagatagccaagacagtgtgcatcagggttgtatcatttcaccatacctattcaatctacatactcagcaaataatccaagaagctggactatatgaagaagaacgcagcatcaggattgcaggaggactaatcaacaacctgcgttatacagatgacacgaccttgcttgtcgaaagcaaagagggcttgaagcacttactgaggaagatcaaagaccacagccttcaggatggattgcagctcaacataaagaaaacaaaaatcctcacaactggaccaataagcaacatcatgataaatggagaaaatactgaagttgtcaaggatttcattttacttggatccacaatcaacacccatggaagcagcagacaagaaatcaaaagatgcatcacattgagcaaatctgctgcaaaggacctctttaaagtgttgaaaagcaaagatgtcaccttgaagactaaggtgtgcctgacccaggccatagtattttcaatcatatcatatgcatgcgaaagctgggtgatgaataagaaagactaaagaagaattgacacctttgaattgtggtgttggcaaagaatattgaatataccatggactgccaaaaggatgaacaaatctgtcttggaggaagtacacccagaattcttcttagaagtaaggatggtgagactctgtctcacatactttgaacacgttgtcaggagggatcagtccctggagaaggacatcatgcttggtaaagtacagggtcagcagaaaagaagaagaccctcaatgaaatggactgacacagtggctgcaatgatgggctcaatcataacaacgactgtgaggatggcgtaggcccaggcagtgtttcgttctgttgtacatagggttgctatgagtcagaacaagctcGACAgtaccaaacaacaacagtgGCAATGCCAGGCCCTTTACATAGATTATCTCCTTTAATCATTACAATAATCCTACAAGGcagggattattattattatccccattatagagttgaggaaactgatgctccaaaagttaagtaacttgctcaagattcCACAATTAAGAAAGTGAAGGAGCCAGGCTTTTAGAACAGGTGTTACTTCCATAGCCTATGGTGGCCCTGGACCATGTAGGCCTATGGTGACCCTGGACCATGTAGGCCTGTGGTGACCTTGGGTATACAGCAGGGTGGGGAAGGAGCTTTACCTTTCTTTTTATGCTCAACCACAGCGtccctgttttgttttgcttgctcACTATGAATATGTTgtccttttaaattaaaaaaaatccttttttttttttacattttaaattcttagcACAGGACCTGACAAAATATCAGTAATTAGTACTATATAAatgttccaccacccatctgtcagctagtcataccgtggtggcttgcgtgttgctatgatgctggaagctatgccaccagtatttcaaatactagcagggtcacccatggtggacaagtttcagcagagcctccagactaacacaggctagaaagaaaggcttggtgacctactcccaaaaattggccagtgaaaaccctgtggatcacgacaGAATACGGTCCAATACTGTGCTCgaaggtgagccccctaggttagaaggcactcaaaacacacactgGCCGCAACAGTAGACTCGACAATACCAACAAAGTgttaagatggcacaggactgggcaacatttcattctgttgtacatggggtctccgtgagttggaaccaactcaatgggaactaacaacaacaatataaacggTAGAGTCTCAGAGCTGTCATTGTCAAACAGTGTTTCTTAAATATCGCTGATTTTGTTGCTCAGTAGCTATCTCAAACTAccaaaaaataatatacaaacATGGATTTGGGAAACATTTGCTGAGAAGGTACTAAGTGTAAGGCAGAGGACCAGACACACTGGGAGATTCAGAGATGTACTATTTTTtatccttcaggagcaagggaaaggAAATACTGAGACAATGGACCAAATAAAGAGTGGTTAGGAACTGAGTGGGGTTCCATAGCAAAGGCTCCTTGGCAGGGGTGGATTCACTGGGAAGCAAACAAAGCCTAAGCTTCAGGGTCCTTCACTTGAATGAAGAACCAGCGCTCTCATGGTTAGATGTTTTGgcaaaattttcaaaagaaatacattttaagtgCAATAGATTGAGACCCTTGTCTTTCTTCAGACAAATTCTCTCCATTTCATACTCCCCTCATGTTGGGTTGCATAGGAACAGATGTGGGCATGTTTAGGGTCTGGGTAAAGGCAAGTTGAGTTGGGGATCCATTTAATTTAGGTGCAGTGATTCTTAGTCACTCTCACTCATAGATAAGTTATTGCTAGCCGTCCTGGTTATAGGAATGCCTTTCAGGAATACTCCTGTCTTTTCTCATTATTTCTCATCATTATTAGTGTGGAAGCAATGCTCTCTCCGGCTTTTCACATCCTGGGTGGAAGTCGAAAGCCTTCCTTCTACCTTCTTCCCACCACCTGTACCCAAACTAGCACTACATGTTTCAGGCAGCACTCCACTTCAGGTGCCAATTTTTCTACTTGTTACCTACTGGTGCAAGGCGAATACCCCAAAACTTGGTGGCTTCAAACAAAAAATGTATTCTGATTTCTCATGGTTCCATGGGTTGACTGGTCTCTGTTGGGCTGTTCTCGCTTGGGGTCTGGTGTATGATTGCACTCAGATGTCTGCTGAGGGCAGAGGTCATCTGAAGGTTTGACTGGCCTGGATGTCCAAGAGGGGGTTCGTTCACGTGGCCAGCAGATGATTCTGGCCGTGAGCTGGGAGCTTCACAGAGGCTGTGGACCAGAACAGTACATGTGGCCTCTCCATGTGACCTGGGCATCTCACCACATGATGGATGGTGAAGCACAGTGAGCTTCTCTTATATATGGTCTTTCTGGCTTTGGGTTTATAATTCCACCAAAATGATTGGCTAGACCAAACTCttgcaaagggattggtcagtttactatgcaaattcAGTGACTGTGGTCTactgaggggactggtcagttcatGGTCTGGCTGGGAGGGACGTGCCTTGAAACTGAATATAagagccaatcccacagaggttgggggggacctcactaccatcaagacatcaagaaaagcctggagtggagcatgttctttggacctggggtccctgcaccgagaATGTGCTAGACACAGCAtagagagagctgtaatactgAAGACAGTGTGAGATGAGGGGAGCTGGCAGCAAGCACAGCACAGCCCAGCAGCAGCGGTACCAgcgggaaccaggagaccagcacaaggCGGTTGCAGTGTGCTTGACCACCCACTGAGTGAGAGGGAGCTGTAAGCCTTCAGGCAGGGGACTTGCTGGTGGAGCAGGGTATctccaggcacttgttggcagagctaaagaactgtaacacttgcccaCGCAGGACGGAGGCACAGAGAATGGACTTTGTACAGGCACAATCGAGAAGAATCTGAGCTATCTTGGCTGGAAGCTATCCTGATTACAGAACCATATCCTGtttcctgagttgtatcctgttacttccaattTGATCCTGACCCCGAGTTGCAGCCTGTTATTTCCCAGACcgcataatcatgagtatggtctgtgagttctatgtggccactgtaatgaattatggaaccctgCAGAGAAATAAAGGGTgcaggggcgggggtgggggttgacggctggtgtcagaaatggtgaaaaagttggagagtggaggtatgtctgacctccacttcacaggaaccagctttgtgctgaccttgattctcatctctcctcttGAAGTTAGACGGCTTCTGATAGTTAGGTTACACATGGGTTCTGACAAGGAGCAGCTCAAAAGTGAGAATTCCAGGAGACAAAGCAGAATTGATAAGGTTTCTTTTGATTAAACACAGAAATCACATAGTGACACTTCTACCACATTTAAGTAGTTATACGGGCAGCCCAGATCCAGTATGGGAGAGAGCCACTCAGGGTGTGAATACTGGGAGTCAAGGCTCACTGGACAGCCATCTTTGAAAACaagctaacataaaaaaaaaaaaaaacatactaacTTACAAAAGGGAATCTTCATATGGTGGTCTTAAATTAGGTCCCTagctggtacaaacagtttgcgctcaactgttatcctaaaggttggtggttcgaacccacccagcgataccatggaagaaaagttcCAGAAATCTGATTCCGTTAAGATTAaagtcaagaaaaccccatggagcagttctcttcaGTAACGCACggtgctacgagtcagaatagactcaatggcaaccagtgaTGACAACAGGTCTTAAATTTATCTAACTGTAAAGTTAAGGGAAGAAAAGGTAGAAGAATATTTTTGTGACAGGAGTGGGAAAGGACTTATCGAATAAAGCTTCAAAAGCACAAAATCACAgggcagaggaaaaaaaagatggatcATATTATATCACAATACAATATTTCTGGCAACGAAGGAAATCATGGAGAAGTTAGCATACAGATGGCAGGATTGAGGAGATACCTGCAGTATCTAAAACTGAGAGGCAATTAATGTCTAAATATAAACTCCCACAAATCAACTAAAAAAAGAGAgcattctacatttttttaaatgggcaaagaTATTAAAAAGCAATTTACAAACAGTAACCCTCAATACTAACAAGCTTATGAAGAGGTGCTCAAAATCATTCGTAATCAGAAAGGTGCAAAGTAAAACAGCGAGCTATCATTTTATACCTATTAGCCtggcaaaaattaaaatgctGGATAATACCAAGTGTGAGTATGTTTGCATGAGGAACGTAGGGAAATAGGAACCCTCACACACTGCAGGTGAGAAGAAGGACTGGTACAGCCATCTGGACAGCATATGAAACTATTCTGGGATATATGTACCCATAAGAGGAACTGCTGGATTTATAGAGATGTATATATATCTAAGTCGTCTAAGAAACACTCTCACAGGCCAGGTAGCTATTAAAGGAGGATGTCCACTGCAGCATCATTTCTTGGTTGTTTTActtagtatgtgtgtgtgcatgtattcaAGGCCTTGGGTAGTAGCAGTGATAATGGCAGACCGTTGGGGGCCAAGCTGAGTGTCCATCACTGGTAGAATAATACACAATGGTGGATTCTCACTATGGAATACTAAGCACCAGTTAGAAGCCACAGATTAAGTACACATAGAGCAGCATGAATGAATCTTAATTTTCCACTAAGCATTCTGTTTTGTAATGAACAGATTGATATATGTAATGCAATACCATTTACATAAATTGAAAATACATACAGATGAAACAATATGCATTTTGCAAGGATATGTACAACAAAAACACACATTAACACATAAGAAAGGTTGCTACTGGGGGCAGAGGAATAACAGTACAAGGATAAAAagctaatagaaaaaaaagttaaatattagAGGATTTATATTACCCAACTTCAAGACATAATAAAGCAACAGTAAtcagacagtgtggtattgacgtcaagatagacaaatagatcaatgaaacagaatagacagcccagaaataaactcacataTAAAGGGTTAACTGACTTTTTTACAAAGGTACAAAGGCAACTCAGTGGAGAAACAATTGGATATTGATATACAAAAAGTGAATTTGGGTCCTTAACTCccagcatataaaaaaattaactcaaaatggatcatacacctaaatgtaaaactgaaaactataaaacttctagaagaaaacataggagaaatgtGACCTTAggttaggcaaagattttttAGCAACACCACCAAAATAGCAATTCACAAAAGAAACATTTGACAAATTGAAGTTTATCcgataaaattaagaacttttgctctttgaaagacactgtaagaaaatgcaaacaaaatatttgcaaaccatatatctgatgaaGTTCTCGTATCCCAAATAAAATACTCTCAAAATTCAAAAAGGAAACAatccaggtttttgtttttttttttaatgggcggGAAATTTGAACAGGCAATTCACCAAAGATTTACctatggcaaataagcacaggaaaagatgttcaatatcattagtcctTAAGGAAACTCAAAACCACTAGACACTAATTAGAgtggctaaaatgaaaggaacagACCATAggaagtgttgacaaggatgtggaggaactggaactctCCTATGCTGCTgctgagaatgtaaaatgatagaACCACCTTGGAAAATAGCTTGGCAGTTTCCTAAAAAATTACAAACAGACCTAgtcacaattccactcctagatatttagccaagagaaatgaaagcatataccCATACAATGACTTGTACACAAATGGTCAGAGCAGCTTGActtgtaatagccccaaactggaaacaatccaaatgtccatcaacagatgaatggataaacaaattgtagcaTATCCATAGCATGTAAtactataaaataatttttaaaaattatttacaataAAAAGGAACTATTGACACATGCTGGCTTTCTGAATGGTGCAAATagcttgcacttgactactaactgttggaatccacccagcgtTGCCCAGGAAGccctaagattacagccactgaaaaccctatggagcacacggGGTTTCCACGAGTCGACTTGACCGTAATAGGGTACTGAAAGATGCAACAACATGGACGAGCCTCAAaacaattatgctgagtgaaagaagtcggaccaaaagagagagagagagattatatactgtatgattccattcacgtaaaattatagaatatagaaaatacaaattaatctACAATGACGGAAAGTAGATCAGTCGATGCAGGTGCGGGAAGAAAGGGCCTACAAAGCGGCAGGAGGAACTTTTAGGGATGATGGATATGTTCATAGTTTGATTGTGCTGATGGCTTGACGGTGGCATACATACCTCAAAACTTCTCAAATTGTGCCCTTTGAATATGCGCAGTTTAACGTATGTCACTTACACCTCAAAGTGCTTGTAAAACGGAAAAGGCGAGGTCATCCTGTGTCTAGGATCACGCAGCTGCTAAGCGGCAGAGCACGGTTCAGACGCAGAAGTCTGCGTTTGAAGCCCGGGTTACCACTCCCCAAACTCCTTGGAGCAACCGCACCGACGGCGGCGCTAAGAGGAAAGGCAGGCGCTGCAGGGACGCCGAGCCCCGGCGGGTGCGCCGCTGTGAGCGTTAATCATTACCTGGGTCGGCCGCTCCGGCGCGAACGGAAAGGCGGGCCGCGGGCTCCACCCCGGTCGGGGGCGGGCCGGGGACGGCCCGAGCGGGTTCCGCCCGGCCGCTCGCCTAGTGCGCCTGGCCGCGGCGCTCGCCTCTCGGCCGGCCGCCTGCTGCCTGCCCGCGTCCAGCGCGCTCCGACATGGTGAGGGAGGGCAGGGCGGGCCGCGGGAGGCCGGCCGCCGGGGCTCGGAGGAGAGGAGGGGGGCAGCCGGTCCTGGCCCAGGCCCGCCGCGAGGCCGGGAGCCGAGGGGCCCCGGGAGCGGAGGGGCCCCGGCAGCCGAGGGGCCCCGGGAGCGGCCGGACCCGCCGCTCTCCGCGCTGCGAGGGTCGGCATTTCCGGGTCTCGGAGCGGCCGCCTGGAGTTCACGCCCCGCTCCCAGCTCCTGGGGGTGCACGAGGGGAAGCTGAGGCTCCCAGAGGGGCGGTGCAGGGCCGGGTAACCGCGAGCGGGAGCCCAGGCCTGGCTCTGACTTCCAGGCCAGGGCTCGCTCCGCGCCGCGGTGCTGGGGCGGGGCTGTGGGAGCAGGGAACGGGTGAGGCGAGGCGTCCTAGGGAGCCAGCAGTTGTCGTCCCCGTTAGTGGCACGTTTCTGTTCTCTTCTGGGGGGAGACTGAATTTGTGTGTGCTTGTGCGTGCGTGTGTACTGCCCCTTCTCGATTGCGCTTCTGACCTCACCTGGGTACAGCGTCTGTCTGGGACCAAGGCCCATCAGTGGAGGCATGATGGCCCAGGACCATTTAGTCCGGGCTGAGCTGTCCGCCAGGAGGGTCTGGGCCCTTGACTCAGCGTCAGCACTCCCACCCTCAGCCAGGGAGGTGACGGTGAGCCTGTGGGGGCATCAAGGAAGCTTTACTAGACACAGCCTATTTCGGCCCCAACACATTCGGGGCAGTGAGGACTGCGGTGACAACAGGGAGGGCCTTTTGAAAACTGTGGCTTGGGGGTGGGTTTGGGGGGCAGTGAGTAAGGCTGTTGTGAACTGCAGGAGGCCCCAGACACAGGGGGCGGGTAATCAGTATCCCTCTGCACACCCGCTTAGGCTGGAGGCAGAGTTCAGGCCTGACGGTGAATTTACTAATCAAACAtggccccttccccctccctgatCCCACAGGCTGTGGGCTTTGGGGGGTTCCAGAAGACTCTGAGGAGAGAGGGCGTTCTCCCAGGAACTCATCAgtcccacccacccctctcagaGCCAAAGGAGTGAACAGTGGATTTGGGTGCCTGGGCTGACTTCCGGCCATCTGGTTGCCTGGATACATGGACCAGGCTTATTAGCACTGAGAAGGGCAAGCTCCGGAATAGAGAGAAGGTTGCGTGGATGACGCCGAGTAAGCACTGCCATCTCGGTAACCACTGAAGAGGAGGAGAGGGGCCAGATCAGATCAGTTTGGCGAGGGAGGGGGGACACCAGTCttcaggagagaggaaaagattGATCTATCAGTGCCTGGCAGTGCCCCTCCAGGCCTACCCAAACCCTGCCAGGCCCATTGCCAGCCCACTTAACCCAAGAAGTCTTTAGGAAATGCAGTAACAGTGCACTTTATCAAATTGTCCTGTTAACTCCTCGTGCTGATCTGTGAAGTGGAAGTTTTTGTCCGTATTTTCCGCACGAGTCCAAGAGAGGTGAAGTGCCACATGGCCGACAAATGGCAGAACTGGGGCTTGAACCTCTCCTGCCAGTTCAGCCCAGGGCTGTCAGGCTGAGGGTTGCAGACCACTTAACACCCCTCACATTCTCTCTCCAGACTtagtgatttttttcagtttagtaCTTTATCAGTTTCTGCCCTTGGGTGATTCTCTCTCTGGATTCTACATTCTGGGATCCCTTAAGCTCCTAGACCTAGACAGTAGAACTGACCTTTGCTTCATTTATTCTCTGAGGGGTCAACTCCTGGCCTGAATGGTGCCAGTCTGAGCCACCTGAGGGCACTTTGCACAATAGGTACATATGACAGGACCTGGGGTTCCAGGGCCATCTGTGATGGTGCCCATAGCCTCACGTCACCCCTCAGCATCCCATTACCCACCTGCCATACCCCACGCTCCAGGACCCAGGCCTGCAGTCAGCAACCAGCTGCTCCAGACTGTGTCCCATGCCTAAGGCTCTTCCCCCTCTGAGTAGCATGGCTCACCACCCCGTCAGTGTAGAGGGCAACTTCTTATCTTGGCTGAGCTTAAGAACTCCTTCCTCTAGGAAGCTGGTCCTGGTTTTCCTCTGGCCTCCCCACAGCATAATTGAACACTGCCTCCTTGAAGTCCCCACAGTCTTGCAGACAGACACTGGGGAGCCAGGCTGTGTGGGTAGGGGTTTATCTTGGCCTTTGGCCAAATGACTTCCATTTCGGGTCTGAACTCTGTGGCCCGGGCTTCAGAAGCtgccagaataaaaaaaaaagaaaaaacccgttgccctcaagttgattccgactcatagcaaccctgtaggacagagaagaactgccccatagagtttccaaggagctcctggtggattcaaactgctgaccttttggttagcaactatagcacttaaccgctacaccaccaggttattcccagaatagaaaaaaaataaaaaaaagaagatggaaaatctgagaaactgaagccCAGCAGCTTCGGACTAGAAGCTGCGAGGTGAGAGTGACAGAGAACCTACTAGATATAGTGCCAGTGGTTGTCAACTGCAGTGtgctaagaatcacctgggaaacttgtttgaAATGGCAGTTCCTTCACCAGGCCCCCAGGAATGCCAATTCAGTGGTCAGGAGCAGGACCTAGGAATCTGCATATTTCTGCTGCAAGTGGTCCACAGACCACCCTGAGAACACTGCCTGCGCTGTCACTGACTAGGGGTAGGGGTGGAGGGAACAGCAGACAAGCCATTTCCCCtccctaggcctcagtttccttttcaatATACCTAACAATGAGTAATAGCCGGGCCATGGGGGTGAACTAGAAAAGAAAGATAATAGAAAGGAAAGCTGGAGAGTTGGGGGTACTCTTTTCCTAAAAGATTGTATTGTAATAAATACACTTGCATCTGGGTTTGGTGTTGCTTTTACTTTCTTATTAATGTAACCTTAGTTTGGGAGGCGGAGGGGCCCCCCTCTAAGACTTTTGTGGGGTTGGGAGGAGTGTTTCTGGGTCAGATAGCTTCCCAGTGATTTGCATTATACTCATGGATTTTCCCTCTCTGGGTGGAGTGTAAAACCCCAAACCTAAGAACCTATCAGTGAATGAGGAAGGACCCCACCTCCTGGGCAGGGCCCACCCTCTAGACCTCCCCATCTATTGCTTAAAGATTAGCTGTTCTTTGACCTTTCACCCAGCATCCAGAGCAGCCAGGGGAGGCAACATTCCCCAAATGGTCTGAGCCTTCTCATTTGACCTGTAAAAATAAATGCCCTTTGGCCTGTTTTTTCCTCTCCCAGGCTGGCAAAGCACACAGGCTAAGCGCCGAGGAGAGGGACCAGCTGCTGCCAAAcctgagggctgtggggtggAATGAGGTGGAAGGCCGCGATGCCATCTTCAAGCAGTTCCATTTCAAAGACTTCAATAGGGTATGGGGCCAGGGTGGGACAGAATTTTGACACTAGGGCTGATGGGGTCATGCTCCAGAACTTGTTCTCTTCCTTAATGTCATGGTAGCATGACTATCAGATACGACTCTAACCTAGTTTATTTGGGCCCTGTGCCAGTGAGGAAATGAACTTCCCTAACTTACTTGGAAAGTGTCATCTTTGGGGGTTGGAGAGTGGGGAGATGGGTCTTGGGCTTTCCCTACCTGGAACTCTTAGGAAAGAGCCTCAGAGATtctagggccctgcctggaagcAGGGATGTAGGTCTGAGGACATGTTCGTAGATGGCCAGAGATTCACCAAGAACCAACCTCTTCTGGCATGTCCAACCTTGTTAGTGGTCCTGGTAACATGACTTTCTTCCTGCTGCAGAAAGACAACCTTAAACTCAAGCCTCAGAACAGTGACAGGATGCCAGGGGGAGGTGATGACAGCTCCAGGGGTCTCCCTGTAACAGGCTAGTCTGTCCTCCTGCACCAAGGCCTTAAGCTGCTCCTCTCTCTCAGAACACTAATCTAGGTCTCTCTTCATTCAATAGGCTTTTGGGTTCATGACAAGGGTGGCCCTGCAGGCTGAGAAACTGGACCACCATCCTGAGTGGTTTAATGTGTACAACAAGGTGAGTGACATCCAAATTATGAGAACTCCAACTCTGCGCTCCTAGGTTGTCTGTCCACTCATCCTGCCC encodes:
- the PCBD1 gene encoding pterin-4-alpha-carbinolamine dehydratase isoform X1, producing the protein MAGKAHRLSAEERDQLLPNLRAVGWNEVEGRDAIFKQFHFKDFNRAFGFMTRVALQAEKLDHHPEWFNVYNKVHITLSTHECAGLSERDINLASFIEQVAVSMT